The region CTTCTACACAGAGCATCTGATCGCCAGTTTTCTCTACCGTTAGGCCTTTGCCATCCAGTTGCACAAACTTATTAAAATCGATATCTGTTTTGGCTAAGTCATCGGAAAACTGCACGCAAATTCGCGGCCGCGCGCTGTCCGATTGCACATCATGCTCGGTAACTCTGAATCCGTATTTGCCAATGGCTTTATCTAAGGCGGCTTGAGTCTCGGCGCGCGTATGTATCTGCTGGGCCAAGCGCAAGGCGGGCACCATTGCTAAGCCCCGGCTGCGGTCTTCTAATATTTGGGCCATTTCAACTAACAGGTTATGGCGAAGGCCGGGGGTATCGGCACGTAAATAACCATTAATGGTGGCAGCCAGTGCTCTTTGCTGTAATTCGCTGCTGGTACTCTTATCGCGCGCTGCCGCACGTCTTAATAACCGCGCATATTCAGACCAATCTGAGGCCGCATCGGTAATGTTTAAGGCAGCACCTATATGGCTACTGGCGCGCAGCATATTACCGTTAGACTCTTCTGCTTGGGCCGCGGCCAAATGCTCAGCGGCTGAGCTAGCGCCGGTCACGTGGCGTATCGCTAAACCGGTGGCTAATTCAGTGGCCCGAGCAAGATCCGTTGGCTGTAAAAAGCTCAGTTCAGCAGCGCGAGTTTGTGCCAAGGCGGCCGCATTGGGGGAGGCGTTCAGCATAAAACCCGACAGCGCATCTGCGTATGCGGCAGTGTCACCAAACTCTGCTTTTAAAAAGCAGGAGCCGTTGCGCGAATTAAAGGTGATGGCCGTACAGGCACTATTGCTGACGCAGGCTTTTTGGCAGGACTCTAAGGTAGTATCAAATAGCGAGCTAATATCGCCGCCGGGCAAGTCCACATCTTGGCTCATCACGAAGCGCTGTTGCGGCACTAAATCTGCTGCGCCACTGATGCCAGACCAATTCAAGCCCAATACGGCGACCAAAAGCGCGCCTAATTTTATTCCGCGTCCATACGCCATCTTCAACACCCCATCGACTGTGTCTGCACTCAACGCAGCCGTAACCAGCAGGGCCGCACTCAAAAACAAACTGATTCAATCCTGCCACGCAGATCCATTTATAGCCAAAAATTCTATTGGTTATTAATGTTAATAGCGCCGAGCACCAAACTAAAAATAAACACCTTAAAGCAAACCGCTCCCGAAAATTTAGGTTTTGTAGGCGAACGCTTGCTCTCGCATTTCGCCGAAGGCGGAACAGAACATCACACCAAACGGCAAAACGTATTTAGCTGAATGTTGCTCGCTTGCTTGTTACCTAAAATAAGCGACCCGACGAAAATAAAGAGACACGAGTTTTCTGATGTAGGCTCACTTTATTTCGGTAAAGAATATTTTGACGACTTCCGGCCAGATAAATCGGCCTCTACAAAAGTCTAAAGCAAGATCCTGACTTTCGTCAGGATGACGGCACAATAAAAAAGCACCTAACCCTAAGGCTCGGTGCTTTTCTACTATCTGACAGCTGAACGCTGACGGCTTACCGCTTTCTTATAAAGCTTCTAACCGCGCATAGGCGGTCACTAGCCATTTGCTGCCGCTACCTTCAAAGTTCACTTGTACGCGGCTGTGATCACCCGCGCCTTCGTAGTTTAATACCACGCCTTCGCCAAATTTGGGGTGCATCACTCTTTGCCCCAGCTTAAAACCGGTTTCATTAAAGGTGTCTTGCACGCGGTCTTGGCTAAAACGGCCATTGGGCATGGCGCGGCTCACCGTGGCTTTAAGGCGCACTTCATCTAAGCAATCTTGGGGCAGCTCTTTAATAAAGCGGCTGGGGCGATGAAACATTTCTTTGCCATATACGCGGCGGGTTTCCGCATGGCTAATAAAGAGCTTACTCATGGCGCGCGTCATACCCACATAAGCCAAGCGGCGCTCTTCTTCAAGGCGCTGGCTGTCTTCTGCGGACTGCTGGCTGGGGAACATGCCCTCCTCCACGCCCACCATAAATACCAGTGGGAATTCTAGACCTTTGGCCGAGTGCAGCGTCATCAGTTGCACCGCATCATCAAATTGATCGGCCTGACTTTCGCCCGCCTCTAATGCCGCATGAGATAAAAACGCCGACAGCAAAGACATATCATCGTCTTCCGAGGGCGTAAATTGGCGGGTGGCGCTAACCAGCTCTTCTAAGTTTTCGACCCGCGCTTGGGCTTTTTCGCCGCGCTCGGCTTGGTACATGGCTTTGAGGCCCGACTGCTCAATAACGCGGTCGGTTTGCACGTGCAAAGGCAATTCGCGGGTGTCATCTTCCAACTGATTAATTAAGGCTAAGAAGCGACTCACCGCCGTGGCGGCGCGACCACTTAACACCTTTTCTTCAACTAAGGCCCACGCTGCCTGCCACATGGTCAGTTGACGATCGCGTGCTGCTTCGCGTACTAGGCCAAGGGTGCGCTCGCCAATGCCGCGAGTGGGCGTGTTGACGATGCGCTCAAAGGCCGCTTCATCGCCACGGTTATTCATTAACCGCAAATAGCTGAGTGCATCTTTAATTTCTTGGCGCTCAAAGAAGCGCAAGCCCCCGTAAATGCGATAGGGCAAGCGCGCCTGAATTAATGCTTCTTCTAATACCCGCGACTGGGCGTTGTTACGATATAAAATCGCCACTTCGCTCAGCACATTATCTTGTTGCTGCCATTGCTGGATTTGCCCTACGGCAAAGCGCGCTTCGTCCACCTCGTTATAGGCGCCGTAAATGGAAATCTGCTCGCCAGCTTCGCCCTCGGTCCACAGCTCTTTACCCATGCGCTCGGTATTATTGGCGATCAGGGTATTTGCGGCCTTCAGGATAGTAGCGGTAGAGCGATAATTTTGCTCTAGACGCACGGTTTCAGAGCCGGGGAAATCGCGCAAGAAACGGGCAATATTTTCTACTCTAGCGCCGCGCCAGCCATAGATAGACTGGTCGTCATCGCCCACTATCATTACCCGCGCCTGGGTGCCGGCCAGCATTTGCAGCCAAGCATATTGAATGCTGTTGGTGTCTTGAAACTCATCCACCAAAATATGGCGGAAGCGGTCTTGGTAATGGGCCAGAATATGCGGCTTATACAGCCATAATTCGTGGGCACGGAGCAGCAATTCGGCAAAATCTACTAAGCCGGCGCGATCACAAGTATCTTGATAAACCTGATAAATACGCTGATAAGTTTGCTGAATAGGGTCGTGCAAAATTTGAATGTCTTTGGCCCTTAAGCCTTCGTCTTTGCGGGCATTAATAAAGCCGGCTACTTGGCGCGGCACCCACTGCTTATCATCCAGATTCATACCCTTGAGAATGCGGCGCAACAAGCGCAGCTGATCGTCTGAGTCGAGAATTTGAAAGTCTTGGGGCAGATTGGCATCCAGATGATGGGCGCGCAGCAGTCGATGGGCAAGACCATGGAAGGTGCCCAACCACAGGCCAGAAAGGCGGCCACCCAGCAGTTGCTCAACCCGGCCGCGCATTTCGGCGGAGGCTTTATTGGTAAAGGTGACCGCCAAAATCGCCGAGGCCGGCACATTTTCTACCTGCATCAGCCACGCAATGCGATGCACCAGCACCCGTGTTTTACCACTGCCGGCGCCCGCCAGCACTAGCATGTTCTGGGCGGGAGCGGCCACCGCCGCCCTTTGCTCGTCGTTCATGCCGTCAAGCAGGCTGGATACATCCATTACAACTCCTGAGTTTATTTACAGTATTAGCATCTGCGGGGGGATTATAACAGCTCCAGCATTTGCTCCAACCGTTCCAGCTCAACATGAGGTAAACACTGTAAATCGGCGGCACTACGCCCTTGGTCATTGAGCCAAATGGTCTGGCAACCGCTGTGCACAGCACCCAACACATCGGTATTAATATGGTCGCCAATGTGCAGAATTTCACTTAACTGCACGCCGGTTTGCGCGGCGAGCAGATTAAACATGTCCGCCGCCGGCTTCATGCGACCATCAATACCGGCGCGCAAAACGGTCTTAAAATACGGTGCCAAGACGGTGTTCTCTATGGGCAAATTACCATTAGTGATCACCGCTAATTGATAACGTTGGCCCAGCTCGGTAAGCACTTGATGGCTAACAGCGGGCACTGTTATTTTGCCGCGCTCAGTTAAAAAGCCCTGATAAAACTCTGCAGCCATTTCGGCGGCAAGCGTATCGGCGACGCCTTGCTGGCGTAAGCCTTGAGTTAAGATGCGCAGTCGCAGTGCGCTCACATCGTGACTCAGCTCAGGCTCACTCGATAAAATTTGGCGTTTAATCTTCGCTAAACTCTCGGCACTGAGCAACGTGGATTCAGGCCGATGATTTTTTAGCGCCTGTAATAACCAAGCTTCTGCCGCCGCTATGACCGGCTCGTTATCGTACAAGGTGTCATCTAGGTCAAAGCTGATCACCTTCACCGGCGTCAGTCGTTTATAAAAGCGCATGGAAAATCCTTATTAAAAAGCTGGAAGCTAGAGCTGTTTTTGCCACGGAAGAACACGGAACTCAAGGAAGCAGTTCACGGGCGACAAAAGATAATAAATGTATAGTAAGCACATCCCTGATCCTTACTAGATGGTGTTTTAGATTTTACTATTAAGATCTCTTTCAGATCTGATCACTATTGTTCCGTGTTCTTCCGTGCGTTCCGTGGCAAAAAAGGGGTTTATCTGTTGGCTCTTTGTCTTTAGCTCGACGCTGAACTTATTCTTCTTTATCCCGTTTGGCTCTGGGGTGGGCTTGGTCGTAGGCTTTGGCTAAGTGTTGAAAGTCCAGATGGGTGTAAATCTGGGTGGTGGCTAAATCCGCGTGGCCGAGTAGCTCTTGTACCGCGCGTAAGTCGCCGCTGGATTCCAACATATGAGTAGCGAACGAGTGGCGCAATTTATGGGGGTGAATATGGCTGGATAGTGACTGTTTACCGCCCCACTCGGCCATGCGCAGTTGTACGCTGCGATGACTAATGCGCCGCTGACGTTGGCTAACAAATAAGGCGAACTGTTCGCCGCCCGCGATGGCATCGCGCACTTTAAGCCACTTTGCTAGCCATTCCAGCGCCATGCGCCCCACCGGTAAAATCCGCTCTTTATTACCTTTACCGATAACGCGCACTTGGCGTTCATCAAACTGAATATCGCCCAGATTTAAATCGACTAATTCTGCCAATCGTAGGCCCGACGAGTACATCAGTTCCATAATGGCGCGATCGCGCACCGCTAACGGATCTGACTCATCGATATTCATCAATTGATGCAGCTCATCCACGTCGAGGTTTTTCGGTAACGGGCGGCCTTGCTTGGGCGCGCTCACGCCGCGAGCCGGATTGGCCTGCAGTTGGCCTTGGATGATCAGCCAATCACAAAAGCTGCGCAGCGCACTTAACTTGGTCGCGATAGAACGCGGCGATAAGCCACCTTTGTGCATGCGGGTGGCAATGCCGCGTACATGATTAATGGTGAGCTCAGACCAAGAATGCAGCGCTAACTCAGCCAACTGCTCGGCCATGGCATTAAGGTTGCGGCCATAACCGGTGCGGGTATTCACGCTTAATTGGCGCTCCACGCGCAGATATTCGAGAAACTCCTCGATAACAAGAATCAGCGCCGCGGTACTGTGGCCCGCACTCTTATCCTGCTCAATCATAATGCTTGCGCTGTTACTAGTTCGGGCAATACCCGCGATACTACATCAGCCAATTGACGGAGCAAAAAGGTATCCATATCTGAGCCATAATGACCGGCATCGGTGCTGCCAAAGGCCAATAAGCCCAGCTCGCCTTTAGTGCCTAGCCGAATTAAGGCGAAAGAGTTCACTAAGGAGTCTTGAAACAAGCGCAACTTTTCTTCTTTGCCTAGCCGACCTAAGTATTCGCTTTGGCTAGCCATACGCTCGCGATATAAACGCTCTAATTGTTCTCCGCCTGAGCTGGCCGCACCAGGAAAGGTACGCCCATCCACGATTAAACGTACCGCAGGAATGCGTAACTGCTCTTGCAAGCTATGCCGAATGCAAAGCTCGAGTTCAAGTACGCTTTCGCAATCAAATAAACGTGGCATCAGCTCCATATATACCTGAAAGATACGCTCGTTTTCGCTGGCAACTGTCAGCAGCGCGCTACGCTCATCTTCGAGTTCATAAATGCGCAGCCGTTGCTGCTCAAGCTTGGCTTCGACCAATGACAGGCTGCCGCGTTCTTGATGAGGCACCCTTAGCTTGCCTAACAAACTGGGTTGGCGAGCAAAAAATTCCGGCTCGGCGGCTAAGTAGTCGGCAATACGCGCGTCGTTCAAGCTCGGCTCTCTGGGCTCTAATACTAAATTAGGCATTGAATCTGGCACTACGTCTGCCCTTAATTCCACTGCTAGATTGGTCGCTAACTTAGGTTCAGCCAAGGTGGCATTGACGGTCTTATTCATAAATTAATTTGTCCATCAAATACATGCTCAGCCGAGCCTGTCATATACACCGGCTTGCCCGGGCCTTGCCAAGCGATTTGTACGCTACCGTGAGCAAAGTGCACTTGTACGCGATCGCTAAGCTTACCCCAATAGATGCCCATCACGGCGGCGGCGCAGGCGTTGCTACCACTGGCTAATACTTGGCCGGTGCCACAACTGTAGCTACTAAGCTTAATCTCACGGGCATTAAGCACTTGCATAAAACCCACGTTTACTTGATTAGGAAAGCGCTCATGTTGGGCCAACTCAGGGCCTAAGGCGGCCACTAAGTCGGTGCTAATGTCGTCCACTTCTACGATGCAGTGCGGATTGCCCATGGACACCACGCCGCACAACACGGTTTGTAAGGTTGAGGGCACCAAATAGGTTTTTTCAACCTTTTGCGCCTTAAAAGGGATTTTGGCGGGGTCAAATTCGGGGATACCCATATTGACCGTCACCTGATTATCTTTTTCTAGAGTGAGCGTCACATGGCCGTTTTGGGTGCTAACGCTAATGCGGTCTTTATAGGTTAAGCCTTTTAAGCGCACGAAGCGGGCCAGACAACGGGCGCCATTGCCGCACTGTTGGGTTTCGCTGCCATCGGCATTAAAAATACGGTAGTGAAAGTCCAGATCCGGATCGTAGGGCGGCTCGATCAGCAATAGCTGATCGAACCCCACACCAAAATGACGATCGGCTAATTGCCGAATCACCTCGGGATTAAAAAATACCTTCTGCGTGATGCCATCAACCATCATAAAGTCGTTGCCGAGGGCCTGCATTTTGGAAAAGTGGATCACAGATTCCCCTTAAGCCTTGGGCAGCAAGTGCTCACCGCGCCACAAATCGTTAAGTTGTTCGCGCTCACGTACGACTGTGGCAGTGGCACCATCAACCATAATTTCGGCGCCGCGGGGACGACTGTTGTAGTTAGACGCCATCACAAAGCCATAAGCACCGGCTGAACGTACCGCCAGCAAGTCGCCTTCGGTAATCGCCAATTCACGGTCTTTACCGATAAAGTCACCGGTCTCACAAATTGGGCCCACTACGTCATATACCGCAGATGGGCGTTCTAAGGTGCTATCTACCGGAATTATGGCCTGCCAAGCGCTGTATAAGGCTGGGCGAATTAAATCATTCATGGCCGCATCGACGATGGCGAAGCTTTTCGCCTCTCCTGGCTTTAAATGCTCAACGCGGGTCAATAATACTCCAGCGTTAGCAGCAATGGCGCGGCCCGGTTCAAATACCAGCGTTAGCTTACGACCTTGCAACTTAGCCTTAATTTGCTTTACGTACTCTCTGGGCTCTGGTGGCGTTTCGTCGTCATAACGCACGCCTAAGCCACCGCCCACATCCAGATGCTTAATGTGAATGCCGTCAGCGGCCAGTGCATCAATCAGCACTAATAATTTATCGACCGCTTCTAAGAATGGCGCCACTTCGGTGAGCTGAGAGCCAATGTGGCAATCCAAACCGTGAATCTTTAAGTTTTTCATCTCAGCCGCATGGCGGTAAATGTCTTGGGCTTGCTCGATAGGAATACCAAACTTATTTTCTTTAAGACCAGTCGAAATATAAGGATGGGTGCCTGCATCTATGTCCGGATTTACACGGATCGAGATCGGAGCCACACGGCCCATACGACCGGCAACCTCGTTGATACGTGACAGTTCGGCCACGGATTCGACGTTAAAACAGAAGATATTTTTTTCCAGCGCAAACTCGATTTCATCGACTCGCTTGCCCACGCCAGAGAATACTACCTTGCTGGCATCGCCGCCGGCGGCTAGAACGCGGCACAACTCGCCCTTAGAAACGATATCAAAGCCAGAGCCTAAACGTGCCAGCACATCCAGTACTGCCAAGTTAGAGTTGGCTTTTACCGCGTAACAAATTAGGTGCGGAAAATCACCGGCGGCTTGGTCGAATGCATGCCAATGGCGCTCTAAGGTTGCGCGTGAATAAACATATAAGGGGGTGCCGTGTTGTGCGGCCAGTGCTGTTAAATCGCAGGCTTCACCGTAAAGGCGGCCATCTTCCTGATAATTAAAATAATCCAAGGTGTTTTCCTTTACGACTGCTCAACGTGAGGTGGATTGGCTTGCGTTTCGGGCAAGGTTAACGGCCCTTTCAGGCCACATGCCGACAAACTTAGGCATAATGCCATCAATGTGGTTAACTTGAGTATCTTCATAGGATGACTGTGAATATGTTTCCAGGCTCTTATAATCTCATTCATATTCTCAAAAGCAATAGGAAGCGGATCATGAAAGACAGTGAGTTTCATGCCTTGGCTGACGCCATTTACCAACACATTGAAACCAGTATCGATAACAGTGGTGTCGATATTGATTGCGAAACCATAGGCGGCGTGATGACGCTGACCTTCGAAAACAACGTTAAATTCGTGATTAATCGCCAAGAGCCCCTGCATCAAATCTGGCTGGCCACCCGTGAAAACGGCCATCACTTTGCCCTAAAAGACGAGCAATGGATTGATAATCGCCAAGGCCACGAGCTACTCAGCTGGCTGAGCCTGCAGGCACAACGCCAAGGTGAAACCGAACTGGCGCTGTAAGCTAGCGACGCTCAGTTCGTTGCCTGACTTTATCAGCTAACTGCTTGTTAATTAACTACTATCAAATCACTTATTCTCAAGTAACAGTTTATCAACTAAAGAGCGCCGGGGCTTCGTCTCGGCCCTCTTTGCTGGTTTTAAAGGGCAACACTTTTTGCTGCCCTTGCTCTTCTACTATCTCGTAATACTGAGGCAGATTAAAGTGTGCAAAGCGGCTTTGGCCCGCGCCTTGCTGATTTGAAGCGTAAAACCGATTAATGCTTTGTATCAGCTCATCTTTACTGCCAGAAATCTGCCGATATACCTCTACTCGATTAGCTTCATCCAAAATATACAGGTTGTAGTCGTCACCGCTGTCTTCGAAGAAAAATTGCATTAGGCCTTCGCTGGCATACACATCGACGATGTCTGGCACCGGCTTGCCCACTTGTTGATCCAGCTTCAGGCTGCCGTGGGAGGTGGATGGTCGCAGCTCTGGCTCAACCACCGCTTGTTTTTGTACGCTCACACCGCGACGTTCGAAGAAGATGCTGTGCTCTTCCGTACCTAGGCGCACGGTTTTAACTGTGCTGCCTTGATCCCGCGCCAGCCGTAAACTGATGCATTCTTTCACTAACAACTCAAAACGGGTGCGGATCAGGCTGCGAAAATTCAGGCTGTAGCAAAATATCTGCACGCTTTCTGGCGGTGTGGCCCCTTGATGCATCTTGCCCAAGATAGTGGTCAAAGCTTCGAGTATCGCCGCTGGGCCACTGAAGTGTAAGGAGCGAATTTCATCCCAAGAGTTGCGATACAAGACATCAATCGAGCCCACCAAGTTTTCTCTTTGCTGGCCAAAGCTAAAGGGATCACTGGTTTTGGTGGTAAATTCAATGGCTCGGCTACGCCACTGGGCGGTGGGATCTTGTTCTAGATTCAGAAAAATACCTAACTCGCGTACTTCACAGGGTCGGCTGAGCGCCAAGTTGCTGGGTGAAGGGGCTCGAACCAGAAAAACACGAGCCAAATCGCGGCAGAACTCCTGTAAGTGCTGTAAGTTAACGTCCGTATCTTGATTAAACAGCTGCAGCTCGGTGTCGTTCGTTAATAGGCCATTAAAATGCGCCCAGGCCACCAACTTACTGGCGTAACGGCTGTGCTCTAAAGGCTTACGGCCAATGAGCTCGGTGGCGGTCAGGCCTTGCTTATATAAATACCATCCTGCGTCATGCAGGCGGCCTTCTGGCACTTGCACCAAGCTGATATTGGCCTCTGATAAGTCTGGCGCTATGCCTAAGTTGATCAGCTGCACTTTGCCCGGCAGGTTTTCGAAGGCGGCATACAACTTGCGCGATAAAATGCCGATATCTTCTGGGTTAATCGACTCGCTGATGCGGTTACGCTGGGCAAACTGGATCAAATTACGATAGCTATGCATCAAGGCTTCCAGCAGCTCTTTATAAGCCAGCCTAACCTGCTCTACTTTCCAATGATCACGATTATTGAGCAAGGCAACTTTGTCCGCCGGCCATTCCCAGGCCGCGATCAAGCGCTTAATTTGCTCGTGGCGCCGAGCATAGCGCGCTTGGCTTAAGTCCACGCCTTGGGATATTTTCAAGTAGAAACAACGTCGCACTAAGTCGAGGCGCTTTTCATCATCGATGGACTTCAGATACCCCGTCACCTTCTCCAACATCAACATATAGTGATCTTGGCGCTCATCGAGTCGGTCCGCGTCGTGTAAATGCCCTTTTAAATCCCGGCACAGCAGCTGAGTATCAGGATACTCATGGGAATAGGCTTCCATCAGAATGGTTTTCAGCACCGCCTTATAAGGCGAGTCGATACTTTTATACAGCTGCCACAGCGCAGAGCCAAAATACTCTTCCGCTGGAATACGGGCAAAGCCGCCTAAATCCAGCCACTCATCATGATTCAGGGTGCCGTTGGCAAATTGCTCCGCCACAAAGCTGTCGTAACGCGGCCCCAATTGTCCGGGCGCGAACATCCACACCAAGCGCTTGCCGGCAATCACTAAATGGCTGCGATAAAATTCATCCAGCAATAACAAGTGCTGGGCACTGCCACAGCTTTCGCCGGCGACGGACTCTTCATTATCGGTACGAAACTTGTTATCTGGGATCAAAAACAGATTCAGCTCAACTTGGCGCTGAGCGGCCCATTGGGAAATAAGCAGGCATTTTTGTTGCAGCCACGCCACCCGC is a window of Oceanisphaera sp. IT1-181 DNA encoding:
- the uvrD gene encoding DNA helicase II; the protein is MDVSSLLDGMNDEQRAAVAAPAQNMLVLAGAGSGKTRVLVHRIAWLMQVENVPASAILAVTFTNKASAEMRGRVEQLLGGRLSGLWLGTFHGLAHRLLRAHHLDANLPQDFQILDSDDQLRLLRRILKGMNLDDKQWVPRQVAGFINARKDEGLRAKDIQILHDPIQQTYQRIYQVYQDTCDRAGLVDFAELLLRAHELWLYKPHILAHYQDRFRHILVDEFQDTNSIQYAWLQMLAGTQARVMIVGDDDQSIYGWRGARVENIARFLRDFPGSETVRLEQNYRSTATILKAANTLIANNTERMGKELWTEGEAGEQISIYGAYNEVDEARFAVGQIQQWQQQDNVLSEVAILYRNNAQSRVLEEALIQARLPYRIYGGLRFFERQEIKDALSYLRLMNNRGDEAAFERIVNTPTRGIGERTLGLVREAARDRQLTMWQAAWALVEEKVLSGRAATAVSRFLALINQLEDDTRELPLHVQTDRVIEQSGLKAMYQAERGEKAQARVENLEELVSATRQFTPSEDDDMSLLSAFLSHAALEAGESQADQFDDAVQLMTLHSAKGLEFPLVFMVGVEEGMFPSQQSAEDSQRLEEERRLAYVGMTRAMSKLFISHAETRRVYGKEMFHRPSRFIKELPQDCLDEVRLKATVSRAMPNGRFSQDRVQDTFNETGFKLGQRVMHPKFGEGVVLNYEGAGDHSRVQVNFEGSGSKWLVTAYARLEAL
- a CDS encoding HAD-IA family hydrolase; translated protein: MRFYKRLTPVKVISFDLDDTLYDNEPVIAAAEAWLLQALKNHRPESTLLSAESLAKIKRQILSSEPELSHDVSALRLRILTQGLRQQGVADTLAAEMAAEFYQGFLTERGKITVPAVSHQVLTELGQRYQLAVITNGNLPIENTVLAPYFKTVLRAGIDGRMKPAADMFNLLAAQTGVQLSEILHIGDHINTDVLGAVHSGCQTIWLNDQGRSAADLQCLPHVELERLEQMLELL
- the xerC gene encoding tyrosine recombinase XerC; translated protein: MIEQDKSAGHSTAALILVIEEFLEYLRVERQLSVNTRTGYGRNLNAMAEQLAELALHSWSELTINHVRGIATRMHKGGLSPRSIATKLSALRSFCDWLIIQGQLQANPARGVSAPKQGRPLPKNLDVDELHQLMNIDESDPLAVRDRAIMELMYSSGLRLAELVDLNLGDIQFDERQVRVIGKGNKERILPVGRMALEWLAKWLKVRDAIAGGEQFALFVSQRQRRISHRSVQLRMAEWGGKQSLSSHIHPHKLRHSFATHMLESSGDLRAVQELLGHADLATTQIYTHLDFQHLAKAYDQAHPRAKRDKEE
- a CDS encoding DUF484 family protein → MNKTVNATLAEPKLATNLAVELRADVVPDSMPNLVLEPREPSLNDARIADYLAAEPEFFARQPSLLGKLRVPHQERGSLSLVEAKLEQQRLRIYELEDERSALLTVASENERIFQVYMELMPRLFDCESVLELELCIRHSLQEQLRIPAVRLIVDGRTFPGAASSGGEQLERLYRERMASQSEYLGRLGKEEKLRLFQDSLVNSFALIRLGTKGELGLLAFGSTDAGHYGSDMDTFLLRQLADVVSRVLPELVTAQAL
- the dapF gene encoding diaminopimelate epimerase, which translates into the protein MQALGNDFMMVDGITQKVFFNPEVIRQLADRHFGVGFDQLLLIEPPYDPDLDFHYRIFNADGSETQQCGNGARCLARFVRLKGLTYKDRISVSTQNGHVTLTLEKDNQVTVNMGIPEFDPAKIPFKAQKVEKTYLVPSTLQTVLCGVVSMGNPHCIVEVDDISTDLVAALGPELAQHERFPNQVNVGFMQVLNAREIKLSSYSCGTGQVLASGSNACAAAVMGIYWGKLSDRVQVHFAHGSVQIAWQGPGKPVYMTGSAEHVFDGQINL
- the lysA gene encoding diaminopimelate decarboxylase, coding for MDYFNYQEDGRLYGEACDLTALAAQHGTPLYVYSRATLERHWHAFDQAAGDFPHLICYAVKANSNLAVLDVLARLGSGFDIVSKGELCRVLAAGGDASKVVFSGVGKRVDEIEFALEKNIFCFNVESVAELSRINEVAGRMGRVAPISIRVNPDIDAGTHPYISTGLKENKFGIPIEQAQDIYRHAAEMKNLKIHGLDCHIGSQLTEVAPFLEAVDKLLVLIDALAADGIHIKHLDVGGGLGVRYDDETPPEPREYVKQIKAKLQGRKLTLVFEPGRAIAANAGVLLTRVEHLKPGEAKSFAIVDAAMNDLIRPALYSAWQAIIPVDSTLERPSAVYDVVGPICETGDFIGKDRELAITEGDLLAVRSAGAYGFVMASNYNSRPRGAEIMVDGATATVVREREQLNDLWRGEHLLPKA
- the lptM gene encoding LPS translocon maturation chaperone LptM; its protein translation is MKLTVFHDPLPIAFENMNEIIRAWKHIHSHPMKILKLTTLMALCLSLSACGLKGPLTLPETQANPPHVEQS
- the cyaY gene encoding iron donor protein CyaY, producing the protein MKDSEFHALADAIYQHIETSIDNSGVDIDCETIGGVMTLTFENNVKFVINRQEPLHQIWLATRENGHHFALKDEQWIDNRQGHELLSWLSLQAQRQGETELAL
- a CDS encoding class I adenylate cyclase, whose protein sequence is MHENFHQLLARCDQFNEQKQAHALAVMSRYGQQVFQLLPVLLHYHHPLLPGFVPGDVPAGVCQFLPNARQQEFIDDLCQAANGHQGLESGHNEIFGVYCMGSTSSIGQSLDSDLDVWVCYSHTMASERVAWLQQKCLLISQWAAQRQVELNLFLIPDNKFRTDNEESVAGESCGSAQHLLLLDEFYRSHLVIAGKRLVWMFAPGQLGPRYDSFVAEQFANGTLNHDEWLDLGGFARIPAEEYFGSALWQLYKSIDSPYKAVLKTILMEAYSHEYPDTQLLCRDLKGHLHDADRLDERQDHYMLMLEKVTGYLKSIDDEKRLDLVRRCFYLKISQGVDLSQARYARRHEQIKRLIAAWEWPADKVALLNNRDHWKVEQVRLAYKELLEALMHSYRNLIQFAQRNRISESINPEDIGILSRKLYAAFENLPGKVQLINLGIAPDLSEANISLVQVPEGRLHDAGWYLYKQGLTATELIGRKPLEHSRYASKLVAWAHFNGLLTNDTELQLFNQDTDVNLQHLQEFCRDLARVFLVRAPSPSNLALSRPCEVRELGIFLNLEQDPTAQWRSRAIEFTTKTSDPFSFGQQRENLVGSIDVLYRNSWDEIRSLHFSGPAAILEALTTILGKMHQGATPPESVQIFCYSLNFRSLIRTRFELLVKECISLRLARDQGSTVKTVRLGTEEHSIFFERRGVSVQKQAVVEPELRPSTSHGSLKLDQQVGKPVPDIVDVYASEGLMQFFFEDSGDDYNLYILDEANRVEVYRQISGSKDELIQSINRFYASNQQGAGQSRFAHFNLPQYYEIVEEQGQQKVLPFKTSKEGRDEAPALFS